In a single window of the Papaver somniferum cultivar HN1 chromosome 8, ASM357369v1, whole genome shotgun sequence genome:
- the LOC113304254 gene encoding uncharacterized protein LOC113304254, with translation METPTPKSTNLVLILDFGSQYTHLITRRIRKLSIFSLCISGTSSLKTITDLNPKVIILSGGPHSVHSEDAPTFPQGFIEYVESNGIFVLGICYGLQLIVQKLGGVVDIGEKQEYGRMEIEVLKESGLYKSGGVGSKQSVWMSHGDEAVKLPEGFSVVAKSQQGSVAAIENPKRKFYGLQYHPEVTHSPEGMVTLSNFLLNVCGIVPEWKMEDVLEEEIKVIRQVVADDDHVICALSGGVDSTVAATLVHRAIGDRLHCVFVDNGLLRFKEQERVMQLFEKDLHLPVTCVDAVEKFLGELKGVVDPEKKRKIIGKEFITVFDEFATKLEKEIGKKPAFLVQGTLYPDVIESCPPPGSGRSHSHTIKSHHNVGGLPKDMKLKLIEPLKLLFKDEVRELGKILNVPEGFLKRHPFPGPGLAVRVLGDVTEGNALEILRQVDEIFIESIKEAGLYDSIWQAFAVFLPIRSVGVQGDQRTHSHVVALRAVTSQDGMTADWYNFEHKFLDDVSRKICNSVRGVNRVVQDITSKPPSTIEWE, from the exons ATGGAAACCCCAACACCAAAATCAACAAATCTAGTCCTAATCCTTGATTTCGGCTCACAATACACACATCTCATAACCCGCCGTATCAGAAAACTCTCAATCTTCTCACTCTGTATTTCCGGCACATCATCTCTCAAAACCATCACGGACTTGAACCCTAAAGTGATAATCTTATCAGGTGGACCTCACTCTGTCCATTCAGAAGATGCGCCAACATTCCCACAAGGGTTTATTGAGTATGTTGAATCAAATGGGATTTTTGTTTTGGGTATTTGTTATGGATTGCAATTGATTGTTCAGAAGCTTGGTGGTGTTGTTGATATTGGTGAGAAACAAGAGTATGGTAGGATGGAGATTGAGGTTTTGAAGGAGAGTGGGTTGTATAAGAGTGGTGGGGTTGGGTCTAAACAGAGTGTTTGGATGAGTCATGGTGATGAAGCTGTCAAATTGCCTGAGGGGTTTAGCGTTGTTGCGAAGAGTCAGCAGGGTTCGGTTGCGGCGATTGAGAATCCGAAGAGGAAGTTTTATGGACTTCAATATCACCCTGAG GTGACACATTCACCGGAAGGCATGGTAACTCTTAGCAATTTTCTATTAAATGTTTGTGGAATAGTTCCTgaatggaagatggaagatgtactagaagaagaaatcaaagttatTAGACAAGTAGTTGCGGATGATGATCATGTTATCTGTGCTTTATCTGGGGGTGTTGATTCTACAGTTGCAGCAACTTTGGTTCATAGAGCAATTGGAGATAGACTTCACTGTGTTTTTGTGGACAATGGTTTATTGAG GTTTAAGGAGCAGGAGCGTGTGATGCAGCTCTTTGAAAAGGACCTTCACTTGCCAGTTACTTGTGTTGATGCAGTAGAGAAGTTCTTAGGCGAGCTGAAAGGTGTAGTAGATCCTGAGAAAAAGAGGAAAATAATTGGAAAGGAATTTATTACTGTATTCGATGAGTTCGCCACCAAATTGGAGAAGGAAATAGGGAAAAAACCTGCTTTCTTGGTTCAGGGAACCCTTTATCCTGATGTTATCGAATCGTGCCCACCACCTGGAAGTGGAAGAAGCCATTCCCACACAATCAAGAGCCATCACAATGTTGGGGGCCTCCCCAAGGACATGAAATTGAAGCTTATTGAACCACTTAAGCTCCTGTTTAAGGATGAG GTACGGGAGCTTGGAAAGATCTTAAATGTTCCCGAGGGGTTCCTTAAGCGCCACCCATTCCCTGGTCCTGGTCTTGCAGTACGAGTCTTAGGTGATGTCACGGAAGGAAATGCATTGGAGATTCTCCGTCAG GTTGATGAAATCTTCATTGAGTCAATTAAAGAAGCTGGACTTTATGATTCCATCTGGCAAGCTTTTGCAGTATTTTTGCCCATAAGATCAGTTGGTGTTCAGGGTGATCAGAGAACACACTCTCATGTTGTTGCCCTTAGAGCTGTTACTAGTCAGGATGGTATGACGGCAGACTG GTACAATTTTGAGCACAAGTTTCTAGATGATGTGTCCAGAAAGATTTGCAATAGTGTCAGGGGTGTAAACCGAGTTGTTCAAGACATCACATCGAAACCACCATCAACTATTGAATGGGAATGA
- the LOC113304255 gene encoding gibberellin 20-oxidase-like protein, which yields MSESVQLPVLDISKPISSSSFSSLCRACQEWGFFHITNHGISKDLYSIIYSLSTQLFNLPRDSKLNLGPSTIVETYTPHFIASPFFESFRVSGPDFFASAKSSTDILFNPPSSEFSELIEEYGNKMTDISKRIMAIVLNCLGDGFVKKYYEPEFSNCHGYLRIINYSPPEVVKETEEIEGLGMHTDMSCITIVYQDQIGGLQVRSKQGKWMDINPCEDTLVVNIGDLLQAWSNGRLRSSEHRVILKRPVNRLSLAFFWCFEDDKVISAPDEIVGEGKPRLYKPFVCLDYLKFRQSSEIGKFEKVGFTAKDFAGNEILG from the exons ATGTCTGAATCTGTACAGCTTCCTGTCTTGGACATATCTAAGcctatatcttcatcttctttttcgtCTCTCTGTCGTGCATGTCAAGAATGGGGTTTCTTTCATATAACCAATCATGGAATCTCGAAAGATCTGTATAGCATAATTTACTCTCTGTCTACACAACTCTTTAACCTTCCAAGAGACTCTAAACTTAATCTTGGTCCTTCAACAATTGTGGAAACCTATACTCCTCATTTTATAGCTTCTCCATTTTTTGAAAGCTTTCGTGTATCTGGACCTGATTTTTTTGCTTCTGCTAAGAGTTCAACAGATATTCTCTTCAACCCTCCGAGTTCTGAATTTAG TGAGTTAAttgaagaatatggaaacaaGATGACAGACATATCAAAGAGAATCATGGCGATTGTATTGAATTGTTTAGGAGATGGTTTTGTAAAGAAGTATTATGAACCTGAATTCAGTAACTGTCACGGGTATCTGAGAATAATCAATTATTCTCCGCCGGAGGTTGTGAAAGAAACAGAAGAAATCGAAGGACTCGGAATGCATACAGATATGAGTTGTATAACCATTGTTTATCAGGATCAAATTGGTGGACttcaagtaagatcaaaacaagGAAAATGGATGGATATAAATCCTTGTGAAGATACATTGGTTGTGAATATAGGTGACTTGTTACAGGCCTGGAGTAATGGACGATTAAGATCGTCAGAACATAGGGTCATTCTTAAAAGACCGGTAAACCGTCTTTCTTTAGCCTTTTTTTGGTGCTTCGAGGATGATAAGGTGATATCAGCACCTGATGAAATTGTAGGAGAAGGAAAACCTAGACTGTACAAACCTTTTGTTTGCTTAGATTATCTGAAATTCAGGCAAAGTAGTGAGATAGGAAAATTTGAGAAAGTTGGTTTTACCGCGAAAGATTTTGCAGGTAATGAAATTTTAGGGTAA
- the LOC113304253 gene encoding transcription factor EGL1-like, producing the protein MATPGLQNHQGVAETHLKHQLAVAVRSIQWSYAIFWTPSAKNKGGLEWGAGYYNGDIKTRKTVQLQHMEISANRLGLQRSEQLRELYESLAESESNQQARRPSASLSPEDLSDAEWYYLVCMSFTFSSGQGLPGRVFSTGQPIWLCDAHCADSKVYIRSLLAKSASIQTVVCFPFLGGVIELGVTEMVPEDLALVQHVKTVFMELKKPSCSLNGDKIGEDILGTEIIHEIVDTVAALDCGIQHSSYYLPQSILKEEIELQQNGVNTVIDEDLIANSPSSDECESDEEDSYMVNGGNLGVSQVQSWQFLGDEFEHSNGMQGSESSSDCVSQKSFLNQEKSSSQLKKTNSVQGLQECNHTKFNDLDLGTDDMHYKRTLSVIFKTSNALVTAPCSNSANHKSSFRRWKRRGLVGYVKNKSGTPQKMLKQILFDVPLMHSGAYLKSNDGKEFENGVLKSEGHDIAIGHEKREALDDKFLVLRSLVPSINKFDRTSLLSDTVDYLKELERRVEELESCREFTEFETIEKRKHPDIVERTSDNYGYNENANSPKAVLHKRKACDIDEIDPELDSVSPKDNVATYVTVCMIEKEVLVEIRCPWKDCLIIEIIDAISNLHLDAHSIQSAATEGILTLTLKSKFKGAEVVSAGMIKQAIQRVIGTC; encoded by the exons ATGGCTACTCCTGGACTCCAAAACCATCAAGGAGTTGCAGAAACCCATCTTAAACATCAACTTGCTGTTGCTGTGAGGAGTATTCAATGGAGTTATGCAATCTTTTGGACTCCCTCTGCTAAGAATAAAGG GGGTTTGGAATGGGGTGCTGGTTACTACAATGGAGATATCAAGACAAGGAAGACAGTGCAACTGCAGCATATGGAAATTAGTGCAAATCGATTGGGTTTACAAAGGAGTGAACAATTGAGAGAACTGTACGAGTCTCTTGCAGAAAGTGAAAGTAACCAACAAGCAAGAAGACCTTCAGCTTCATTGTCTCCGGAAGATCTTTCGGACGCGGAGTGGTATTACTTAGTTTGTATGTCCTTCACATTCAGTTCTGGTCAAGG CTTGCCAGGAAGAGTATTCTCAACCGGTCAACCTATTTGGCTGTGTGATGCTCATTGTGCAGATAGCAAAGTTTACATTCGATCACTACTTGCAAAG AGTGCCTCCATTCAG ACTGTTGTGTGCTTTCCTTTCTTGGGCGGTGTGATCGAGCTAGGCGTGACTGAAATG GTTCCTGAAGATCTTGCTTTGGTTCAACATGTTAAAACTGTCTTCATGGAGTTGAAAAAGCCTAGTTGCTCCCTGAATGGAGATAAAATCGGTGAAGATATTTTGGGTACTGAAATTATTCATGAGATAGTTGATACTGTGGCAGCATTAGATTGTGGAATTCAACACAGTTCATACTATCTTCCTCAGTCCATTCTAAAAGAAGAAATCGAGCTTCAACAAAATGGTGTAAACACAGTTATTGATGAAGATTTAATTGCTAACTCTCCTAGTTCAGATGAATGTGAATCTGATGAAGAGGATTCCTACATGGTAAATGGTGGAAATCTCGGTGTTTCTCAAGTTCAAAGCTGGCAATTCTTGGGTGATGAATTTGAACATAGTAACGGGATGCAAGGTTCAGAAAGTTCAAGTGACTGTGTATCTCAGAAGTCATTTTTGAATCAAGAGAAATCTTCTTCTCAGCTGAAAAAAACAAATAGTGTTCAAGGGCTTCAAGAATGCAATCATACAAAGTTCAACGATTTGGATCTTGGGACTGATGATATGCACTACAAAAGAACACTTTCCGTCATTTTCAAAACTTCCAATGCACTGGTAACAGCACCATGTTCTAATAGTGCTAATCACAAATCCAGTTTCAGGAGATGGAAGCGGCGAGGCTTAGTGGGTTATGTGAAGAATAAATCTGGAACACCACAGAAAATGTTGAAGCAAATTTTGTTTGATGTTCCTTTGATGCACAGTGGGGCTTATCTGAAATCAAATGATGGAAAGGAATTTGAAAATGGGGTTTTGAAATCAGAAGGACATGATATTGCTATAGGCCACGAAAAAAGAGAAGCACTTGATGACAAGTTTCTCGTTCTCAGATCCTTAGTTCCCTCTATAAACAAG TTCGATAGGACATCTCTCCTCAGTGACACGGTAGATTACTTgaaagagctcgagagaagagtCGAAGAGCTAGAATCATGCAGGGAGTTTACAGAGTTTGAAACTATAGAGAAAAGGAAACACCCGGATATAGTAGAAAGGACTTCTGATAATTACGGGTATAATGAAAATGCTAACAGTCCAAAGGCCGTGTTACACAAGAGAAAAGCTTGCGATATTGATGAAATAGACCCTGAGCTAGATTCTGTGTCACCTAAAGACAATGTAGCAACATATGTTACAGTCTGCATGATTGAGAAAGAGGTTTTGGTTGAGATACGCTGTCCATGGAAAGATTGCTTAATCATCGAAATTATAGATGCAATAAGTAATCTCCATTTGGATGCTCATTCAATTCAGTCTGCAGCAACTGAAGGCATTCTTACTCTAACCCTGAAATCTAAG TTCAAAGGAGCCGAAGTTGTATCAGCAGGAATGATCAAACAAGCAATTCAGAGAGTTATTGGTACCTGCTGA